DNA sequence from the Littorina saxatilis isolate snail1 linkage group LG9, US_GU_Lsax_2.0, whole genome shotgun sequence genome:
tcacacagctctacgtccTTACGAATATCATGTCGATCACTCCGATCTGAACAAGTTATAtgttgtggtgagatatgtgcgcgttataaattctcgtattattattattattattattattaaatcgGGGCATATCACCGTCAACATTCAGCACAtggcaatttaaaaaaaaaactacattACGACTGTACTGCGCACCCGGccacgcttgttttgtgcagttcaaaataagcgtagggaggccgtgcagcttcccgacctagcagatcccaccccgaccacgATTGGACACGCTCTCTGACACTTTTCCATCGTAGAAGAGGCGGCGTCTATGTGTGACTGGGGTTTTAGATCTAGCCAGggatttacatgggataagaccattcatTCTTCGTCTTGGTCAAATACCTCGACTGCTTCCCATGGTGAGTTGGAGGTTCTTGAGAGgattttacgaaattaattcatccaaaAAAATGCCACTTTGCACAGAGAGCGCCGTGACTGGTGAGACCAAgaggtggctgctccgcctggcgtctggcattatggggttagtgctaggactggttggtccggtgttagaataatgtgactgggtgagacatgaagcctgtgctgcgacttctgtcttgtgtgtggcgcacgttatatgtcaaagcagcaccgccctgatatggcccttcgtggtcggctgggcgttaagcaaacaaacaaacaaacaaaccaagagGTGGGATTGTCTTGTCTCATATACAAGCCTGGATTCATGCTGTTGAATTTATTAATGAAGAAACGGAAGACCAACGTGAACAAATTCGTGCAATGGCAAGGTTTGCATAGACAAAAGTTCGCGTTTGCGGGAAtgaccccccccaaaaaaaaaccacaaaaaaaaaagtcgcgtaaggcgaaaatacaacatttagtcaagtagctgtcgaactcacagaatgaaactgaacgcaatgccatttttcagcaagaccgtatacactcgggcggggatatagctcagttggtagcgcgctggatttgtattcagttggccgctgtcagcgtgagttcgatcccaggttcggcggaaatttatttcacagagtcaactttgtgtgcagactctcttcggtgtccgaacctccccccgtgtacactacattgggtgtgcacgttaaagatcccacgattgacaaaagggtctttcctggcaaaattgcttaggcacagttaataattgtctacctatacccgtgtgacttggaataataggccgtgaaaggtaaatatgcgccgaaatggctgcaatctactggccgtataaaatttcatctcacacggcatcactgcagagcgcctagaactgtacccacggaatatgcgcgatataagactcattgattgattgattgaatcgtcactccaccgctcctggcaaaggcagtgaaattgacaagaagagcggggtagtagttgcgctaagaaggatagcacgcttttctgtacctctctttgttttaactttctgagcgtgtttttaatccacacatatcatatctatatgtttttggaatcaggaaccgacaaggaataagatgaaagtgtttttaaattgatttcgacaatttaattttgataataatttttatatatttaattttcagagcttgtttgtaatccaaatataacatatttaaatgtttttggaatcagaaaatgatgaaaaataagatgaacgtaaatttggatcgttttggatttttttttattttttacaattattcgatttttaatgaccaaagtcattaattaatttttaagccaccaagctgaaatgcaataccgaagtccgggcttcgtcgaagattacttgaccaaaatttcaaccaatttggttgaaaaatgagagcgtgacagtgccgcctcaactttcacgaaaagccggatatgacgtcatcaaagacatttatcaaaaaaatgaaaaaaacgtatggggatatcaatcccaggaactctcatgtaaaatttcataaagatcggtccagtagtttggtctgaatcgctctacacacacacacagacagacagacagacagacagacacacacacatacaccacgaccctcgtctcgattcccccctctacgttaaaatatttagtcaaaacttgactaaatataaaaagagagagagagggaaacaaGCGCGTAAAGATAGTCTTTTCGTATGTAAACGCCTGGATTCTTGCCGTTGAATTTATTAATGAAGACACGGAAGACCAAAGTGAGCACACTCTTGCAATGGCAAGGTTTGCATAGAAAAAAGTTTGCGTTTTTCTGAATGATCACATACAGCAAACAACAAAGAGATTAACGTAAGAGACTGcccgaggctttggaagagatcaaggttccaaaagaagcgtcttcaatttcgccgcctcgactgcgggacgcTTTGAGTAAAATTCaggtaagtacagtatgtaggatcaacagaatactacatggcttgctgtatcgtaccagatttacactcattgttttttcaaatagtgaacagctcgctttcgcttgcAGTTCcatatttgaaaaaaacaactcgtgtaaatctggtacgacaaaGCAAACCATGTAATATTCTCTATTTCTACAATACAGCATAACCCAATATAtttacacataaacaaacattttttttttaaaagagcggCAATGGTCACCCAACATTTGAGAAAAACTTGTCAAAGAAAATGTTTCTCATCACTGGATCATCAGGGATCAGTCCTTGCTGGTCCAtcaaaaagacacgagaaagaGGATCCGAGGGTCTGTCCCGCCCGAGTTTCTTCAAATACTCCCTCCGAGCATCCGGATCCAGAGGGACAGAGTATTTAGGTCGGTTTTGTTTGAAGACTGGTTGTGGCGGAGGAagaaaattgttgttgttgttgttgttgttgttgttgttgttgttgttgttgttgcctgggGTGTTGACTGTGTTGCCGCCAGAGTTTGAGTTTGTGTCGGTACCACCACTGTTCATGGAATTACCATTGCCTGTGTTCATGTTGTTGCCATTGTTGTTCATATTGTTGCCACCACTGTTCATACTGTTGCCAATGTTCGTACTTTGCGGAGTGACAGGTGAAAAAGATTGCGGGTCCCAAGTGAAATCATCGTACGCCAACTCGTAAAAATACTTCCTGCGTTCAACGGGATCTCTGGGAACCTCGTTTCCGGTCAGCGGCGGAAGTGGCGGTAGGTTGGCCGCTGTCGTGGTCGGGGTcgtggtggttgttgtggtggtggtgactTCCCTGGGCCTGACTGTCACCACACTTGCAGGCCGGCCGGATTTTTCACCACCTGTAACACCTTGGTTCAAACCTGTTTCATCTACCGAGCCTGTTCCTGACGTGCTACTTCCAGAGGAACTGCTGTCTGTCGCACGACCGCTTGTTGTGTCACTGCCAGCCACACCGCTGACATCAGTGCTTGGTCTACTGTCTGTCCTATCTCCAGCTGCAGAGCCAGTGCCCACTGCTAAATTGTCTGCTCCACCACTTCCTGACACATCACTCCTTCCAACATCAGTGCTTTGTCCACTCTCTGTGTTACTGCTACCTGCAGGCCTTTGAGCCACTGGAATGTTGTCAACTTTACCACTTCCTGACACATCACTCCCTCCAACATCAGTGCTTGGGCCAGTCAGTGTCGTACCGCTGTGGGATTGACCTGTGCTAACTTGGCTATCACCTGCTGAACCAGTGTTAATCACACCACTCTGTTCACCGTCATTGCTGGCCGAGCCACTGTCATTTGGACGACTGCTACTGCCATCATCTGGACCACTGCCGGTCTTACCACTATGTCCAGAATCATTGCTGGAACCTGTGGTGGCCGAACCACTGTCTGTTGGTCCACCGCTACTATCATCGCCTGGACCAGTGCCGGCCACACCACTATGTCCAGAATCATTGCTGGAACTTGTGGTGGCCGAGTCACTGTTTGTTGGTCCACCGCTACTACCATCACCTGGAGCAACGCCGGTCATACCACTCTGTTCATCATTGGTGGCCAGGCTACTGTCTGCTGGACCACCGCTACTACCATCACCTGGACCACTGCCGGTCCCACCGCTTGTTCCAGCATTGGTGGCTGGACCTCCGTCTGTCACGCCACTGTGGTTTGGACTGCTATCTGTTTGACCTCTGTTTACAGTACTGGGCGTTCCACTTTGCCCATGACCGGTGTCTGTTGACCCACTGTCTGTCTTTGTAGTGTCTGTGCCGCTCCGAGGATCTTTCGCAGAATCTGTTTGGACATTGCCTGATGGCCCACCTCCCCCTGTTTCTGTCCCTGTCACATCACTCCCTGTAGACCCATCGTTCGTTGACCCCGTTGTGTGACTGTCCAGCGAAGTAGTGCCACCAGAGTGCCTTCCGTCTGTGTGACCACTGCCTGCCGGACTACCGCCCGTTGTTTCTGTCCCTGTCACACCGCTCCCTATACCTCCAGCGTTCGTTGACTCCGTCGATTGACTGTCCAGCGAAGTACTCGTACCAGAGTGCCCTCCAACTGTGCCGCTGTTAGTGTCTTGTGAAGGAACTGTGCGACCACTGCCTGACGGACTACTGCCCGTTGTTTCTGTCCCTGTTGTACCACTCCCCGTTGACCCAGCGTTCGTTGACCCCGCTGAGTGGCTGTCCAGCGAAGTACTACCACCAGAGTGTCCTCCGACTGTGCTGCTGTCAATGTCCTGTGCAGATGGTCCTGCTGGCAGAGCGACGCCTGGCACCCTGGTGTGTCCTGGCACGGGCTTGTTGGAAGGCGTGTATGTGTTGTTCGGCCTTCTTAGCACGTGCAGCGCGTGGTTGGCTGGATCTGGGCACGTGGCAAGGCTGTGGCTGGGTTTGTAGTCGTGAATCTGTTGACAGaagaaaaaatagggttggtagaGAAGTGTTGTGGTATTGTTATAGTGTAGTAGTGGttgtggaatgtgtgtgtgtgtgtgtgtgtgtgtgtgtctgtgtgtgtgtgtgtgtcagtgtgtgtagaTCGGGGGGAGGTGCgcgcttgtgtgtatgtgtcagtgtgtgtgagagagagtgtgtgtgtgtgtgtgtgtgtgtagatcgggggggtgcgcgcttgtgtgtgtgtcagtgtttatgtttgtgtgtgtgtgtgtgtgtgtgtgtgtgtgtgtgtgtgtgtgtgtgtgtgtgtgtgtgtgtgtgtgtgtgtgtgtgtgtgtgtgtgttcgtctgaaCGTTCGTCCGTCCCGGtgtacatgtgtgcgtgtgtgcgagctATTCAACAAGTCATGCTAACAAAGAGTGTTAAACTCGATGTTGTGTATTGATGCATAACGCGCCTTTTTCCGACCGGGGGCAAAGTCGTCTGACCCtagcaaagcaatcttcattCATAGAcagtaaaaacaacaatataAGTATTAACAACAATGACATCAAAACAATAAGAACTATATATTAGTGACTTGTGATTATTGTTGGGTGGAACTTCAAGAAAAATCTATTATTTGTATTATCATCTAAGAGTATACATTATAAatgataccaccaccatcattaacccccccccctctctctctctctctctctctctctctctctctctctctctctctctctctctctctctctctctctctccctctctctctctctctctctctcccccgctctctctctctctctctctcccgctctctctccatctctctctctctctctctctctcctctctctctctctctctctctctctctctctccctctctctctctctctctctctctctctccctctctctctctctctctctctctctcccctctctctctctctctctctctctccctctctctctctctctctctctctctctctccctctctctctctctctctctctctctctctctctccctctctctctctctctctctctctctctccctctctatctctctctctctctctccctctctctctctctctctctctctctctctctctctctctctctctcggggcggggacgtagctagctcagttggtagcgcgctggctttgtagccagttggtcgctatcagcgtgggttcgattcccacgttcggcgagagatttatttctcggagtcaactttgtgcagactctcttcggtgtccgaacacccccgtgtgcacacatacgcacgaaaaagatcccacgttcacagcgaaagtctcagggcttggaaaacacgaagacacgcatgcatcatctctcgtctccgattatcatgatcgtatttcgatactttgacgagacaaacccaatgctggtgtgtcgaagaagacagccacagcgggcttgttcgaatcaaagtatcacaccatatcttcaacgtattaccaatacctgtcccaatatagaccagttggtctaagaggacgttaaacccgaatagtcagtctctctctctctctctctctctctctctctctctctctgtgtctctctctctctctctttctctctctctctctctccctctctccctttctctctctctccctctctctctctctctctctctctctctctctctctctctctctctctctctctctctctctctctttatcagtattgtaatctgcatgttatgttatgctccggccttccttgtaggcgaacggtatgttttatgtccgtctgtttgttATGTCCTAaaatagctattctgatggacacgtgggggaattcgggggctgtgattggatggtctcttccgatcattaaagcataatgctacggaaatcgaccatttttgccaatatccaaaaccATATTGGCAAAATTTGCCGACTTTCTTAtttcgtaactccacactaaataccccacttcccctctgaggtattgatgtacaacccatggcactaacattcatgtagtcgtttataactgaggttgaaaaattcgcttctaactgaggttgaaaaattcgcttcgtGACGAAACAAGTATGAATACCATTCACctaaactgaaaacttcgctgtcgtctgctcgcgttgtacggattagctgttctcttctcctccccttgttgcatcctagttcttcagttgtttctagttttccgttgatgttgtgtattggtcttcttcataagtagtcttgttcaaaattaaaaaaaactcaaacttctttttgttgtatacgaatgaactaataaaaagctgtttaacagctgtgttgtcaaatcgagttttttttttccaaagtcagtgtggcgcctgtactaaactaatgcgcataagaaacggcgtctgctatcaaaacctgagatcaacgcatcgacgcaaacactgtcattttgtaagtttgcaacaacaaatcaaggtcagaacagctatataatcgctattgtgttttcagcgtagcaatagggttcgatatttagactcgaacaagtataatgcgactcgtcttcgactcgtcggcattatacttgtctcgtctaaatatcggaccctattgctacagCCTAcgctaacaagaagagcaaacgctcgatcgagtcactttcgcagttctgaatattatatgaggcatcagatggacaggaagaaattgctattcacaacacaatgagtcacgttcacataaaatttgagcccggtcacttttatagtttccgagaaaagcccaacgttaagttgtgtgttgccgaacagaaaaggctagttatctcccttgtttttctgataacgttcgtaaaaggctacagatgtaaatactttgatgtaaagaataatcctacaaagtttcaatcacatccgatgaactttgtcaaagatataaaatgtctaatttttcctttgacgctgacctgtgaccttgaaaaaggtcaaaggtcaacgaaaccatcgttaaagtgtagaggtcattggaggtcacgactaaacaaaatatgagcccgatcgctttgatagtttccgagaaaagtccaacgttaaggtggtgtctacggacggccggccggacggccggccggacgg
Encoded proteins:
- the LOC138975378 gene encoding mucin-21-like; this encodes MAEKFVKMSQVNVLRCGGVIVCWLLVVVLSAEIHDYKPSHSLATCPDPANHALHVLRRPNNTYTPSNKPVPGHTRVPGVALPAGPSAQDIDSSTVGGHSGGSTSLDSHSAGSTNAGSTGSGTTGTETTGSSPSGSGRTVPSQDTNSGTVGGHSGTSTSLDSQSTESTNAGGIGSGVTGTETTGGSPAGSGHTDGRHSGGTTSLDSHTTGSTNDGSTGSDVTGTETGGGGPSGNVQTDSAKDPRSGTDTTKTDSGSTDTGHGQSGTPSTVNRGQTDSSPNHSGVTDGGPATNAGTSGGTGSGPGDGSSGGPADSSLATNDEQSGMTGVAPGDGSSGGPTNSDSATTSSSNDSGHSGVAGTGPGDDSSGGPTDSGSATTGSSNDSGHSGKTGSGPDDGSSSRPNDSGSASNDGEQSGVINTGSAGDSQVSTGQSHSGTTLTGPSTDVGGSDVSGSGKVDNIPVAQRPAGSSNTESGQSTDVGRSDVSGSGGADNLAVGTGSAAGDRTDSRPSTDVSGVAGSDTTSGRATDSSSSGSSTSGTGSVDETGLNQGVTGGEKSGRPASVVTVRPREVTTTTTTTTTPTTTAANLPPLPPLTGNEVPRDPVERRKYFYELAYDDFTWDPQSFSPVTPQSTNIGNSMNSGGNNMNNNGNNMNTGNGNSMNSGGTDTNSNSGGNTVNTPGNNNNNNNNNNNNNNNNFLPPPQPVFKQNRPKYSVPLDPDARREYLKKLGRDRPSDPLSRVFLMDQQGLIPDDPVMRNIFFDKFFSNVG